From Sphingomonas nostoxanthinifaciens, a single genomic window includes:
- a CDS encoding efflux RND transporter periplasmic adaptor subunit → MQSRLVLLSLVFALGACAKKAPPPPPPPQAGYVTVKEATVSLTTELPGRVAAFETSDVRPQVNGLILRRLFREGDEVRQGQALYQIDPAPYEAAVANARAALVRARAAINSSRNLAQRYGQLVAINAISKQDYENAQTSAGQAEADVAAQTAALRTATIDLERTKIKAPISGRIGRSTYTPGALVTTGQADALTTIQRIDTVYVDVNQASAAVLALRQKILAGNVARNGKSGARVQLKLEDGSTYPFAGTLQFADVTVDATTGSQTIRATFPNPQRLLLPGMYARAELVEGTQAQALLVPQRAVSRDEKGNPTVMVIGAGNKVELRQLTTSRTSGDDWIVSDGVKAGDKVIVEGGMMLRPGAPVTPAPYTGKPADAPAAGQPAAAK, encoded by the coding sequence ATGCAGTCTCGTCTCGTCCTACTTTCGCTCGTTTTCGCGCTCGGCGCCTGTGCGAAGAAGGCGCCACCGCCGCCTCCGCCGCCGCAGGCGGGCTATGTGACGGTCAAGGAGGCGACGGTGTCGCTGACCACCGAATTGCCCGGCCGCGTCGCCGCATTCGAGACGTCGGACGTGCGTCCGCAGGTCAATGGCCTCATCCTGCGCCGTCTGTTCCGCGAAGGCGACGAGGTCCGGCAGGGGCAGGCGCTCTATCAGATCGATCCGGCGCCCTATGAGGCGGCCGTCGCCAATGCGCGCGCGGCACTCGTCAGGGCGCGGGCGGCGATCAACTCCAGCCGGAACCTGGCGCAACGCTACGGCCAGCTGGTTGCGATCAACGCGATCTCGAAGCAGGATTACGAGAATGCGCAGACCAGCGCCGGCCAGGCCGAGGCCGACGTCGCGGCGCAGACGGCGGCGCTCCGCACCGCGACGATCGATCTCGAACGCACCAAGATCAAGGCGCCGATTTCCGGGCGGATCGGCCGGTCGACCTATACGCCGGGCGCGCTCGTCACCACCGGACAGGCCGACGCGCTGACGACGATCCAGCGGATCGACACCGTCTATGTCGACGTCAACCAGGCGAGCGCCGCGGTGCTGGCGCTCCGCCAGAAGATCCTCGCCGGCAACGTCGCGCGTAACGGCAAGAGCGGCGCGCGCGTCCAGCTGAAGCTGGAAGACGGCAGCACCTACCCGTTTGCCGGCACGCTCCAGTTCGCCGACGTGACCGTCGACGCGACGACCGGATCGCAGACCATTCGTGCGACCTTCCCCAACCCGCAGCGGCTGCTGCTGCCGGGCATGTATGCGCGCGCCGAGCTGGTCGAGGGCACGCAGGCACAGGCACTGCTCGTGCCGCAGCGTGCGGTCTCCCGCGACGAAAAGGGCAATCCCACCGTCATGGTGATCGGCGCCGGCAACAAGGTCGAGCTTCGCCAGCTCACGACGAGCCGGACGTCCGGTGACGACTGGATCGTCAGCGACGGCGTGAAGGCCGGCGACAAGGTGATCGTGGAGGGCGGCATGATGCTGCGCCCCGGCGCGCCCGTGACGCCCGCGCCCTATACGGGCAAGCCGGCCGATGCGCCCGCCGCCGGCCAGCCGGCAGCGGCCAAGTAA
- a CDS encoding TetR/AcrR family transcriptional regulator, with protein sequence MRSFGSIVASDQEDAGASAPDLICGLSSRAIERRRRVTDAARTLFCEHGFHNTAIAQIAEVSGIKVGQIYRDFDGKDAIVAEIVRGNLANLPGQDALALAIAAADPGAIRAWIAGFVGHELNPQDRYLLPEIIVEAGRNNRVAALVGSVGRCIREGLDTALMALAPGDAKADQRRAVAELILTLMIGLPLHLLAVGGLDTAETGQRFSEMVMRELDHLAA encoded by the coding sequence GTGCGGTCATTCGGCTCGATCGTCGCGAGCGACCAGGAAGACGCCGGGGCGTCCGCGCCCGACCTGATCTGCGGGCTTTCGTCGCGCGCGATCGAGCGCCGCCGTCGCGTGACGGACGCCGCGCGCACCCTGTTTTGCGAACATGGCTTTCACAACACCGCCATCGCCCAGATCGCGGAGGTGTCCGGCATCAAGGTCGGGCAAATTTACCGCGATTTCGATGGCAAGGACGCGATCGTCGCCGAAATCGTGCGTGGCAATCTCGCGAACCTTCCCGGTCAGGATGCGCTCGCGCTGGCCATCGCCGCCGCCGATCCGGGCGCCATCCGGGCATGGATCGCCGGCTTCGTCGGGCACGAACTCAATCCGCAGGATCGCTACCTGCTCCCCGAAATCATCGTCGAGGCGGGTCGCAACAATCGGGTCGCAGCTTTGGTCGGCAGCGTCGGTCGCTGCATCCGCGAAGGGCTCGATACCGCGTTGATGGCGCTGGCGCCCGGCGACGCGAAGGCCGATCAGCGCCGCGCCGTCGCCGAACTGATCCTCACGCTCATGATCGGCCTGCCGCTGCATCTGCTGGCCGTCGGCGGGCTCGACACTGCCGAGACCGGGCAGCGTTTTTCAGAGATGGTGATGCGCGAACTGGATCACCTCGCGGCCTAG
- a CDS encoding GGDEF domain-containing protein → MHIDLPTLYLLAVGTLLVSAGLTLWELHGHPERRQTLGGLAAAYICIAVGCLLATSHDLVLGAFNRPCSNLIILSGYLLILDAVASLSGRHYRRPSIATVAAMAALWAFGGVRAQNAIWDYASAFPIAVACGATAIEVGLARQLRDMRSRHVVVVVSGCHALLYAARALILPILFEVYGLPALKIAAAVTMYGGVLYSVVLPMALLAMIREEAHNRLLTRSRTDYLTGLGNREWFFEQGARLVDRTDRPLSLLAFDLDHFKAINDRHGHAIGDEVLKSFATAAHGIVGSDTILARIGGEEFAALLPGCDGGQARRIAQAIAERFAATVTLTGHGMPVRTTVSIGVAEQDGRRPSLAALLANADMALYAAKARGRNRIASAGEDPQAARMSHCESQAAA, encoded by the coding sequence ATGCACATCGATCTCCCCACGCTCTATCTGCTCGCCGTGGGCACGCTGCTCGTCAGCGCAGGGCTGACGCTGTGGGAGCTTCATGGGCACCCCGAGCGCCGCCAGACATTGGGCGGTTTAGCGGCGGCCTACATCTGTATTGCCGTCGGCTGCCTGCTCGCGACCAGTCATGACCTTGTGCTCGGTGCGTTCAATCGGCCGTGCAGCAACCTGATCATCCTGTCGGGCTATCTGCTCATTCTGGACGCGGTCGCCTCGTTGAGCGGCCGTCATTATCGTCGCCCGTCCATCGCGACCGTCGCCGCGATGGCGGCGCTTTGGGCGTTCGGCGGCGTGCGCGCGCAGAATGCGATCTGGGATTATGCCTCTGCATTCCCGATCGCCGTCGCGTGCGGCGCCACGGCGATCGAGGTTGGCCTGGCCAGGCAGCTGCGCGACATGCGATCGCGTCACGTCGTCGTGGTGGTGAGCGGCTGCCACGCATTGCTTTATGCGGCCAGGGCGCTGATCCTGCCGATCCTGTTCGAGGTCTACGGGCTACCCGCGCTGAAGATCGCGGCGGCGGTGACGATGTATGGCGGTGTCCTGTACTCGGTCGTGCTGCCGATGGCGCTGCTCGCGATGATCCGCGAGGAAGCGCACAACCGGCTCCTGACGCGGTCGCGCACCGATTATCTGACCGGGCTCGGCAATCGCGAATGGTTTTTCGAACAGGGCGCGCGCCTGGTCGATCGCACCGACCGGCCTTTGTCGCTGCTGGCCTTCGACCTGGATCATTTCAAGGCGATCAACGATCGCCACGGCCACGCGATCGGCGACGAGGTGCTCAAGTCGTTCGCGACGGCCGCGCACGGCATCGTGGGTTCCGATACCATCCTGGCGCGCATCGGGGGCGAGGAGTTCGCGGCGCTGCTGCCGGGCTGCGACGGCGGGCAGGCACGAAGGATCGCGCAGGCCATTGCCGAGCGGTTCGCCGCGACGGTGACGCTGACCGGGCACGGCATGCCCGTGCGCACCACCGTCAGCATCGGCGTGGCCGAGCAGGACGGCCGGCGGCCGAGCCTCGCGGCGTTGCTGGCGAACGCGGATATGGCGCTTTATGCGGCGAAGGCGCGCGGACGTAACCGGATCGCGTCGGCGGGCGAAGATCCGCAGGCGGCCCGGATGTCGCACTGCGAGTCGCAGGCGGCGGCCTGA
- a CDS encoding PAS domain-containing protein, which yields MILAWGEHDLTFFFNETYFPLLGPRLSWAMGAPFVEVWADAWDQAKPIIDDAFAGRSTRFIDLPWTLATDRGAAETWWTFSYSRILASDGAVAGLFILTNETTAKVLGDRKRAEAEELLHRAQEAGGIGLFAVTPDGVIRPTPSFCALYGVPAADEMPAAVFENLVLAPDRAKVSDLASRAAGRAPLDVEYRIRRVDTGETRWIARKGRIERDADGVFRRFTGSARDITDEVTARVALEDRDRFQSALLRLTDLTRDLLDPQDIAFEAAKLLGTTLHVDLVGYGEVDAERETLTVARDWTMPGTDSLVGMVRFRDFGSYIEDLKHGATVIVDDAETDGRTASYAAALIERSARSFVNMPLFEQGRFVALQFVSQRAPRAWTTPELVFIREVAERVRVATERARLERARQDHVRELAAINASLEEEVARRTEDRNRLWQLSTDLMLVAAFDGGIIATNPAWARILGWHETELVGRSLFDLIHPDDLDHTVAGAHGVSRGTSFARFENRYRHRDGSYRNIVWTAGPGEGFIVAVGRDATEDNARAAALALAEEQLRQAQKMEAVGQLTGGIAHDFNNMLTGVIGSLELLKRHVAEGRHDRVDRYIDAASTSALRAAGLTQRLLAFSRRQSLDVGPVDVNLLVVGMEELLARTLGDHVELEVHLHADTWAARTDQNQLESALLNLAINARDAMPDGGRLTIETANTRLDASFTATVRDLAPGDYVVIGVSDTGTGMTPGVIDKAFDPFFTTKPIGAGTGLGLSMIYGFTKQSGGHVQIYSEVGRGTTVKLYLPRIMRAPDAAAPRERTSIPATPGEQVLLVEDDPAVRMLVRDVLAELGYGVEEAGDADAAIPQLRAMPRIDLLVTDVGLPGMNGRQLAEVARDLRPGLKVLFITGYAERAAVRADFLAEGMDMITKPFVIDVLSKKIRAMIG from the coding sequence ATGATCCTGGCGTGGGGCGAGCACGACCTGACCTTCTTCTTCAACGAGACCTATTTTCCGCTGCTGGGGCCGCGCCTGTCGTGGGCGATGGGCGCGCCGTTCGTCGAGGTGTGGGCGGATGCGTGGGATCAGGCCAAGCCGATCATCGACGACGCCTTCGCCGGCCGCAGCACGCGCTTCATCGACCTTCCGTGGACGCTCGCGACCGATCGCGGCGCGGCCGAAACCTGGTGGACCTTTTCCTACTCGCGCATCCTCGCATCCGACGGCGCGGTCGCCGGGCTGTTCATCCTCACCAACGAGACCACCGCCAAGGTGCTGGGCGACCGCAAGCGGGCGGAGGCCGAGGAATTGCTGCACCGGGCGCAGGAGGCCGGCGGCATCGGCCTGTTCGCGGTGACGCCCGACGGCGTCATCCGGCCGACCCCGTCATTCTGCGCTTTGTACGGCGTTCCCGCAGCCGACGAGATGCCGGCGGCGGTGTTCGAGAATCTCGTGCTCGCACCGGATCGCGCCAAGGTTTCGGATCTTGCGTCGCGCGCGGCCGGGCGTGCCCCGCTTGACGTCGAATACCGGATCCGCCGCGTGGATACGGGCGAGACGCGGTGGATCGCGCGCAAGGGGCGGATCGAGCGTGACGCGGACGGCGTCTTCCGCCGCTTCACCGGCTCGGCGCGCGACATCACGGACGAGGTGACGGCGCGCGTCGCGCTCGAGGATCGCGATCGCTTCCAGTCCGCTTTGCTTCGCCTCACCGATCTGACGCGCGATCTGCTGGATCCGCAGGATATCGCGTTCGAGGCGGCCAAACTCCTCGGCACCACGCTGCACGTCGATCTGGTCGGCTATGGCGAGGTCGACGCCGAGCGCGAGACGCTGACCGTGGCGCGCGACTGGACCATGCCGGGAACCGACAGCCTCGTCGGCATGGTGCGGTTCCGCGATTTCGGTTCCTATATCGAAGACCTCAAGCACGGCGCGACGGTGATCGTGGACGATGCCGAGACGGATGGACGCACCGCGTCCTACGCCGCGGCGCTGATCGAACGCTCGGCGCGATCCTTCGTGAACATGCCGCTGTTCGAGCAGGGGCGGTTCGTCGCGCTCCAGTTCGTCAGCCAGCGCGCGCCGCGCGCGTGGACCACGCCCGAACTGGTCTTCATTCGCGAAGTCGCCGAGCGGGTGCGCGTGGCGACCGAACGCGCGCGGCTCGAACGGGCGCGCCAGGATCATGTGCGCGAACTCGCCGCGATCAACGCGTCGCTGGAGGAGGAGGTCGCCCGGCGGACCGAGGATCGGAACCGCCTGTGGCAGCTCTCGACCGACCTCATGCTGGTGGCCGCGTTCGACGGCGGCATCATCGCGACCAACCCGGCGTGGGCCCGCATTCTCGGCTGGCACGAAACGGAACTGGTCGGACGGAGCCTGTTCGACCTGATCCACCCCGACGACCTGGATCACACCGTCGCGGGTGCGCATGGCGTCTCGCGTGGGACGAGCTTTGCGCGGTTCGAGAATCGCTACCGCCATCGCGACGGCAGCTACCGCAATATCGTGTGGACGGCCGGCCCCGGCGAGGGCTTCATCGTCGCGGTCGGCCGCGACGCGACCGAGGACAATGCCCGCGCCGCCGCATTGGCGCTTGCGGAGGAACAGCTTCGCCAGGCGCAGAAGATGGAGGCGGTCGGCCAGCTCACCGGCGGCATCGCGCACGACTTCAACAATATGCTCACCGGCGTGATCGGTTCGCTCGAACTGCTCAAGCGCCATGTCGCGGAGGGGCGTCACGATCGCGTCGATCGCTACATCGATGCGGCATCGACCTCGGCCCTGCGCGCCGCCGGGCTGACCCAGCGGCTGCTCGCCTTTTCGCGCCGGCAGTCGCTCGACGTCGGGCCGGTCGACGTCAACCTGCTGGTGGTCGGCATGGAGGAACTGCTCGCCCGGACGCTGGGCGATCATGTCGAGCTTGAGGTGCATCTGCATGCCGACACATGGGCGGCGCGGACCGACCAGAACCAGCTGGAGAGCGCGCTTCTGAACCTGGCGATCAACGCGCGCGACGCGATGCCGGACGGCGGCCGCCTGACGATCGAGACGGCGAACACGCGGTTGGACGCGAGCTTCACGGCGACGGTGCGCGACCTAGCACCGGGCGACTATGTCGTGATCGGCGTCTCCGACACGGGCACCGGCATGACGCCCGGCGTGATCGACAAGGCGTTCGACCCGTTCTTCACGACCAAGCCGATCGGCGCCGGGACCGGGCTCGGCCTGTCGATGATCTACGGCTTCACCAAGCAGTCCGGCGGCCACGTCCAGATCTATTCGGAGGTCGGCCGGGGCACCACGGTCAAGCTGTACCTTCCCCGCATCATGCGCGCGCCCGATGCCGCCGCGCCGCGCGAGCGGACGAGCATTCCGGCCACGCCCGGTGAACAGGTGCTGCTGGTCGAGGACGATCCGGCGGTCCGCATGCTGGTGCGCGACGTGCTGGCCGAGCTGGGCTACGGCGTCGAGGAGGCCGGCGACGCGGACGCAGCGATTCCGCAATTGCGGGCGATGCCGCGGATCGACCTGCTCGTCACCGATGTCGGCCTGCCCGGCATGAACGGGCGCCAGCTGGCCGAGGTCGCGCGCGATCTCCGCCCCGGGCTCAAGGTGCTCTTCATCACCGGCTATGCCGAGCGCGCGGCGGTACGCGCCGATTTTCTGGCCGAGGGCATGGACATGATCACCAAGCCGTTCGTCATCGACGTCCTGTCGAAGAAGATCCGCGCGATGATCGGCTAG
- a CDS encoding mechanosensitive ion channel family protein: MLRFQPIPPSRRWLLLPGAATLIAAAPLPSPPTAELSLWASTTRDLHSAYRLAQAQLAEPIRSQGALLTLLVTIVVAVLIVWPLRLWLLGLLRRLVHRFDQRGHCHAPAKAVLTIVVTAVLIGLAVHLVRSALDLALYLLPATRELADTIAAGLVMAGIGLGIGRALRSPDEPAKRPLPAPDGLDYALGFYPLLGGVALGLAGFVERTSVILHASAASWLIAQGLLIIFEAILIAGFLVAVGRSRDSAGDGAGDGAAPPRQAGLTLTALAWSAILIGLIGFVLGYTHFAVLLFQELIWTALVVVVAILCIRLATGLIGWLLGTDHAAGHFAAHIVGLRAERIAQANILATGAATLLIWLLAIGLIVAPLGGEGVSLVDQVQPGLLLGELRTLHFAPKAVATAIAVLVVGITLTRIVRRWLEQRFLPATALDIGVRSSIVTGLSYAGIVLALLAATNALGINLDKITLIASALSVGIGFGLQSIIQNFVSGVILLIERPIKIGDWVLASGAEGSVRRINVRATELAAADGSVTIVPNSLFISANVQNRSGAGVGDRVELTIKVVGSASPGAARDAILGMLHDQPGIREHPAPRLLLTDASDAGFGFTLHAYAEPRHPIAEIRSDLIHALVDGFAGHAMKVAIS, encoded by the coding sequence ATGCTAAGGTTCCAACCCATCCCGCCGTCACGCCGCTGGCTCCTGCTGCCCGGTGCGGCGACCCTCATCGCCGCCGCCCCGCTGCCTTCGCCGCCGACGGCGGAGCTGTCGCTCTGGGCCTCGACCACCCGCGATCTCCATTCGGCCTATCGGCTGGCTCAGGCGCAGCTGGCCGAACCGATCCGCTCGCAGGGTGCGCTGCTGACGCTGCTGGTGACGATCGTGGTCGCGGTGCTGATCGTCTGGCCGCTGCGCCTCTGGCTGCTCGGCCTGCTCAGGCGGCTGGTGCATCGCTTCGATCAGCGCGGTCACTGTCACGCGCCGGCCAAGGCGGTGCTCACGATCGTGGTGACGGCGGTGCTGATCGGCCTTGCCGTCCATCTCGTCCGCAGCGCGCTCGATCTCGCGCTTTACCTGCTGCCGGCCACGCGCGAGCTGGCCGACACGATCGCCGCCGGGCTCGTGATGGCCGGGATCGGGCTTGGCATCGGTCGCGCGCTCCGATCGCCCGACGAGCCGGCGAAGCGCCCGCTGCCGGCGCCCGACGGGCTCGATTACGCGCTCGGTTTCTATCCCCTGCTGGGCGGCGTCGCGCTGGGCCTCGCCGGTTTCGTCGAGCGCACGTCGGTTATCCTGCACGCATCGGCGGCGTCGTGGCTGATTGCGCAGGGGCTGCTTATCATCTTCGAGGCGATCCTCATCGCCGGCTTCCTCGTCGCAGTCGGGCGCAGTCGCGACAGCGCCGGCGACGGGGCCGGCGACGGGGCCGCGCCGCCGCGCCAGGCCGGGCTGACCCTGACCGCTCTGGCGTGGAGCGCGATCCTGATCGGGCTGATCGGCTTCGTCCTCGGCTACACGCATTTCGCCGTGCTGCTGTTCCAGGAGCTGATCTGGACGGCGTTGGTGGTGGTCGTCGCGATCCTGTGCATTCGGCTGGCGACCGGCCTGATCGGCTGGCTGCTCGGCACCGACCATGCCGCCGGTCATTTCGCGGCGCACATCGTCGGCCTGCGGGCCGAGCGGATCGCCCAGGCCAACATCCTCGCCACCGGCGCCGCGACCTTGCTGATCTGGCTGCTCGCGATCGGGCTGATCGTGGCGCCGCTGGGCGGCGAAGGCGTGTCGCTGGTCGATCAGGTGCAGCCGGGGCTGCTGCTGGGCGAGCTGCGCACGCTGCACTTCGCGCCCAAGGCGGTCGCCACCGCGATCGCGGTGCTGGTGGTGGGCATCACGCTCACCCGGATCGTGCGGCGCTGGCTCGAACAGCGCTTCCTGCCCGCGACCGCGCTCGACATCGGCGTGCGCAGCTCGATCGTCACCGGGCTGAGCTATGCCGGCATCGTGCTGGCATTGCTGGCGGCGACCAACGCGCTCGGCATCAATCTCGACAAGATCACGCTGATCGCCAGCGCGCTTTCGGTCGGCATCGGCTTCGGCCTGCAGTCGATCATCCAGAATTTCGTCTCGGGCGTCATCCTGCTGATCGAGCGGCCGATCAAGATCGGCGACTGGGTGCTGGCATCGGGCGCCGAGGGCAGCGTGCGGCGGATCAACGTGCGCGCCACCGAACTTGCGGCGGCGGACGGCAGCGTCACGATCGTGCCGAACTCGTTGTTCATCTCGGCCAACGTCCAGAACCGTTCGGGTGCCGGCGTCGGCGACCGGGTCGAGTTGACGATCAAGGTGGTGGGAAGCGCATCCCCCGGCGCGGCGCGCGACGCCATCCTCGGCATGCTTCACGATCAGCCCGGCATCCGGGAGCATCCGGCACCGCGCCTGCTGCTGACCGACGCGTCCGACGCGGGTTTCGGCTTCACCCTCCACGCTTATGCCGAGCCCCGGCATCCGATCGCCGAGATCCGGAGCGACCTGATCCACGCGCTGGTCGACGGCTTCGCGGGCCACGCGATGAAGGTTGCCATCTCCTGA
- a CDS encoding PEPxxWA-CTERM sorting domain-containing protein: MRKFNAAVLALLAAPVAAQASTTVYDGPRAANIDGASTQNFNFDVTDDGLIDSLSIFIQTGGPYADDLTLSLSHLGTTVTFFAGKGDTSGSSINATFSDDATVAAPTTGSVSGIVLPGSPLSAFKGLAVAGTYTLSTVDHVVPGDGTSLVKSAVTITTAAVPEPASWALMLVGFGAAGTAMRSRRKLAVSFA, translated from the coding sequence ATGCGTAAGTTTAATGCCGCCGTTCTGGCACTTCTAGCCGCGCCCGTAGCCGCTCAGGCTTCGACCACCGTGTATGACGGCCCACGGGCCGCCAATATCGACGGCGCATCGACGCAGAACTTCAATTTCGACGTCACCGATGACGGCCTGATCGACAGCCTGTCGATCTTCATCCAGACCGGCGGCCCCTATGCCGACGATCTCACTTTGTCGCTGTCGCATCTGGGGACGACCGTCACCTTCTTCGCAGGGAAAGGCGACACGTCGGGCAGCAGTATCAACGCGACCTTCTCCGACGACGCGACTGTCGCGGCGCCCACCACGGGATCGGTGAGCGGCATCGTCCTGCCGGGCTCGCCTCTGTCGGCGTTCAAGGGCCTCGCCGTCGCGGGCACCTATACACTGTCGACCGTCGACCACGTCGTCCCGGGCGACGGCACGTCGCTGGTCAAGTCGGCGGTCACGATCACCACCGCCGCGGTGCCCGAGCCCGCCTCGTGGGCGCTGATGCTCGTCGGCTTCGGTGCCGCCGGCACGGCGATGCGCAGCCGCAGGAAGCTCGCCGTCAGCTTCGCCTGA
- a CDS encoding N-acetylmuramoyl-L-alanine amidase has product MATQSPDDRKLLLDERKLALEEQKFAFDKTRERGTAWKSPLLITILTAAAAAGGNAVVSRLNADGQMRVERLKGEQALITEMIKTGGDDAKTAANLSFLVETGLIEDATRRAQLKAYLDRLKTRPDLLPTLPSASPLPASTAQRAALVTPTGACQSRGAKGELCVEQGILLQPNGKPFDVVDATRRTDALKEPPIAVVLHFSAAADGGGKRFFTNPMSPGSAHVEINRDGSITQLVPFDIAANHAGASAWNGHSNLNGSTIGISFANYGPLSGGPGKWRTMTGQILPDDRVVLIAPAAGGPPAGWERYTEAQLRAGEEVLRALVAAYPSIHAVLPHSGVTVPAGRKVDPGPALPLARFAALVPSQ; this is encoded by the coding sequence ATGGCGACGCAAAGTCCCGACGACCGAAAGCTTCTGCTCGACGAGCGAAAGCTCGCGCTGGAAGAACAGAAATTCGCCTTCGACAAGACGCGCGAGCGTGGCACCGCATGGAAGAGCCCGCTGCTGATCACCATCCTGACCGCGGCGGCGGCGGCCGGCGGCAATGCGGTCGTGTCGCGTCTGAACGCGGATGGCCAGATGCGCGTCGAGCGGCTCAAGGGCGAGCAGGCGCTCATCACCGAGATGATCAAGACCGGCGGCGACGATGCCAAGACGGCAGCGAACCTGAGCTTCCTGGTCGAGACCGGTCTGATCGAGGATGCGACGCGCCGCGCCCAGCTGAAGGCCTATCTCGATCGCCTCAAGACGCGTCCGGACCTGCTGCCGACGCTGCCCTCGGCCAGCCCGTTGCCGGCATCGACCGCGCAGCGCGCGGCGTTGGTGACCCCGACCGGGGCCTGCCAGTCGCGCGGTGCGAAGGGCGAGCTGTGCGTCGAGCAGGGCATCCTGCTCCAGCCGAACGGCAAGCCGTTCGATGTGGTGGACGCGACGCGCCGTACCGATGCGCTGAAGGAGCCGCCGATCGCGGTGGTGTTGCATTTCAGCGCCGCGGCCGATGGGGGCGGCAAGCGCTTCTTCACCAATCCGATGTCGCCGGGCAGCGCGCACGTCGAGATCAATCGCGACGGCAGCATCACGCAATTGGTGCCGTTCGACATCGCCGCCAATCATGCCGGCGCCAGTGCCTGGAACGGCCACAGCAACCTCAACGGCTCGACCATCGGCATCAGCTTTGCCAATTACGGCCCGCTCTCCGGCGGGCCGGGCAAATGGCGCACCATGACCGGCCAGATTCTGCCCGACGATCGGGTCGTCCTGATCGCGCCGGCCGCAGGCGGTCCCCCGGCAGGGTGGGAGCGCTATACCGAGGCGCAGTTGCGCGCCGGCGAGGAGGTGCTGCGCGCGCTGGTCGCGGCCTATCCGAGCATTCACGCGGTGCTGCCGCATAGCGGCGTGACCGTCCCGGCCGGTCGCAAGGTCGATCCGGGGCCGGCTTTGCCGCTGGCGCGCTTCGCGGCGCTGGTGCCGTCGCAATAA